The genomic segment CGGGAAGGTGGGTGGGCCGCGTTGGAGTGCCACGGCCCCATATCCTAGGCGGAGCTTCGAAGACATAGCCGTCGCTACGTCGAGGAGCTCCAACGACGGAGATGGGGCCGTGCCACCCCAACCCACAGAGGCGTAAGATCATATCAACCATGGTGTTGGGCACATGGCGGTTGCGCGGTTGATCCTGCGTCTCTCCTCGTCACCGTAGCTCGGCTACGACTCCTCGTCGTTCCTTGCCTGAACGCGCGCAAGCGCCATGTGCGCGGCCCACCCACCTTCCCGATCACCCTTCTAGGCACGTGGGTCCGCCACAGTGTCAGGAGCCCGAGTCTTGCTCGTTCTCCGCGGACGCGACTTGTGCGATCAGATCCGCCGGGTTCGCAGCACCCCGTAGCAGCTCGACCGCCTTCATCAGCTGGGTGTCGTGCCTCCGGGACTGCTCGAACTGCCCAGCGTCACCCCACGCCTGCAGGGCGATCTCTCGCTCCATGCGGTAGCGAACGAAGCGCTGGGCCGCCATGAATTCGTCGTGGTCGACTTCCGCGCGCCACTCGGGAAGCGTCTCGTAGAAGTCCTGGATCTCGGCGTCACGCACGACGAAGCCCGGTTGGGCATTCGGGTGGTCCTGAACGAATGAGACGGCGTAGTTGAAGAGCGCCGTGCTGAATTCTCCCGCCCGACGGAAGACCCGGTAGACCGCTTCGGCCTCTTGGGGCGACAACGTCTCTGGAGATACGAAGAGATCGGGAGTGATACCACCGCCCCCTAACAGCGTGCGGCCACCGAGCGACTCGTACTCAGGGCGTCCATCGAGGACGGTCGGTATCACGATCTTGCCCGAGATCGCGAGCTCGTGCTCCGCCACATCGACGACGGCATCGGGATCACGGTCGATCGAACGACCGACGGGCGTATACCACCGCGCCGTAGTCAGCCGCAATACGTCTCCGCCCGTGAGCCGGAAAAGACTCTGCACGGAGCCTTTGCCGTACGTCGTCTCACCGACGATCACCGCCCGGTCGTGATCCTGGAGCGCTCCTGCGATGATCTCCGACGCCGAGGCACTGGTGCCGTCGACCAGCACGACGATGGGCAGATCCTTATATCGATCCGGTGACGACGATGAGTACGTCGCGTTTTGGTTCGCGGCCCTGCCCCTCGTTTCGACGATGGGGAGGCCTGCTTCGAGGAACAGATCGGAGACCGCGATCCCCTCGTCGAGCAAGCCACCCGGGTTCCCGCGCAGATCCAGGATCAGTCCGTCGAGCCCTTCCCCACGCAGCGAGTCGACGGCAGCTCGGATCTCGCTTGACGACGTCTCACTGACGGTCTGCAGCGGCACATAGCCGATCCCGGGCTCCAGCATGAGCGCGAAGGGCACCGCACGCAGTCGGATCGTCGCCCGCTTGATGGTGAATTCGATCGGCTCCTCGACTCCTGGGCGAAGCATCTTCACCGTGACTTCAGTACCGGGACGGCCGCGCAGCAGCTCGACCGCCTGGTCCGTGGTCATCGTGTCCGCGGGAATCCCCTCGATCTCGAAGAACTTGTCACCACCGCGAATCCCGGCGCGTTGGCCCGGAGTGCTCGAAATCGGACTGACAACCGTAACCCAACCGCCGCGGTCGATGACCTCGAGACCGATCCCTTCGTACTCTCCTTCAATGCGGATGCTCAGGTTCTCGTATTCGTCGGCGGGCAAGAACGACGAGTGCGGATCGCCGAGGTCGCGGATGAGTCCGTCGATCGCGGCGTTGTAGAGACCGGCGGGATCGACGTCGTCTACGAAGCTCGTCTCCACGTGCTCTACGACTTCCTGGAGCACGCGCACACGGACGTAAATGTTCGCGGCTCGGTCGACGCCCTCCTGCAATAACCAGCCGCCTGCCATCACCGCAAAGGCGACCACGACCACCGGCGCAAAGACCCCTCGCCTCACGATTCCACCCTCCTGCTCACGTTCGACCGATCCATTCTGATACCGAGCACTCCCCGGCAGCCCATCGCAAACCCTCTCGGTTATACCGCGCCCTACCGGAAGGTTTCAGGGAAACACGTCTCGAGAAGTCCACGGATCGTCGCGTGCACGTCCTCGGGCGCCCCACGGGCGCTCAACACTTGAACTCCCGGCTCCGTCTCCGCCAACGCAAGATACCCTTCACGCACGGACTGGAGGAAGCCGTATCCCTCCTTTTCGATGCGATCCGGTATCATGCCATCTCGACGCTGACGTTCGCTGGCGGCTTCGGCCGGCAGATCGAGCACGATGTACAGGTCCGGCCTCAGACCACCCGTAGCGATCCGCAGGCCGTCCCTCACGTCGTCCAAATCCAGCCCCCGACCGTAGCCCTGGTACGCGAGCGTGGAGAGCGCAAAGCGATCCGCCAATACGACCTGGCCCTTTGCGAGCGCGGGCCGAACGACGTCGCGCACGAACGCCGCCCGCGCCGCGAGGATGAGCAAGAGCTCGGACTCAGCAGGCATCTCCAGGTCGTCGCGACCGAGCACGACCTCGCGGATCGCCTCACCCACCGGAGTACCCCCGGGTTCCCGCGTGAGGATGTGCGGGATTTCGCGCGCAGCCAGCCAAGACGACAGGAGGGCGGCCTGCGTGGTCTTGCCCACGCCGTCGGCGCCCTCCAATACGATGAAGCGCCCCGCCATGGTCTAGTCGTAGTACTCCACACCCAGGTGAGTCGCCATTTCCTCGCGCATCATCCAGCGAAGCGTGTTTTTCAGCTTCCAATGCTGAATGAAGAGGTCATGCTCCGGATAGAGGCCAGGCGCGGTCTGCGGCGCCTTGAAGTAGAACGACAGCCACTCCTGGATCCCACTCAGGCCCGCGCGCGACGCGAGGTCGAGGAAGATCGCCAGGTCCAGCACGATGGGCGCGGCGAGGATCGAGTCGCGGCAGAGGAAATCGACCTTGATCTGCATGGCGTACCCCATCCATCCGAAGATGTCGATGCTGTCCCACCCTTCTTTGTTGTCGCCACGCGGCGGGTAGTAGTTGATCCGCACTTTGTGGTACATGTCACCGTACAGCTTCGGGTAGACGTCCGGCTGCAGAATGTGCTCGAGCGCGCCGAGTTTCGACTCCTCCTTCGTCTTGAACGATTCGGGGTCGTCGAGGACCTCGCCATCGCGATTGCCGAGGATGTTCGTGCTGAACCACCCCGACAAACCGAGCATGCGCGTCTTGAAGCCCGGGGCGAGGATCGTCTTCATGAGGGTCTGGCCCGTCTTGAAGTCTTTGCCACCAATGGGCACGCTGTTGTCGGCCGCGAGCTGCTCGAGCGCGGGAATGTCCACCGATAGGTTCGGGGCGCCGTTGGCGTACGGTACGCCCTCCATCAGCGCCGCATACGCGTACAGCATACTGGGCGCGATCCCCGAGTCACCGTCGCACATGGCCTGCTCGAACGACCCGAGGGTCTCATGCACTGCACTCGGGCGTAGGAAGACCTCGGTCGAGGCGCACCAGATCATCACGAGGCGGTCGCAGCCGTTCTCCTCCTTGAAGCGGCGGATGTCGGCACGGATCTCCTCGGCCTGTTCCATTTTGGTGCCCGACTTCTTGTTCGGGCCGTCGAGCTTCTTCACGTAGTCGGTGTCGAAGGCTGCCGACATCGGCTTGATGGCAGACAGAAAGTCCCGGATCGGGTCGAGGTGCTTCTCTTTTTGGAGAACCCCCGCGTTCACCGCGCTCGCGTAGCCGTCGTCGGGAATCGGGTCCCAGGTGCAGAAAACGAGGTCGTCGAGACCGGCGAGTGGCACGAAATCCTGGATGAGCGGAGCGCGGCCATCGGTACGCTTGCCCAACCGAATCGTGTTCATCTGGGTCAAGGAGCCGATAGGCTCCGCGAGTCCGCGGCGCACGGCTTCCACGCCGGCAACGAACGTCGTGGCGACGGCCCCGAAGCCGGGCAGAAGTACGCCGAGTTTGCCCTCGGCCGGACGGATCTCAGTAGGCTGCTTCACTGAAAAGCCTCACGTTTGAGTTGATCGTTGAACTGGCCCTACGGAACGATGATCCGGCTCCGGGCGCCCTCTTCGATGCCCCTTGCCACGGTGTCGTTCACCTTCATCATGACCTTCTCGAAGTTGGCCTGTGCCGAAATCAGGCGCTGGAAGCCCGCCTTGATCTGAAGTTCCTCGGCAGCCTCCGTGTAAACCTTCTTCGCGTCCTCATCGGGTTCCTGACCGGCAAGCATCGACGCCTCCAGGCGCTGCTCGAGCGCCTCGAGGCGATTCCGAAGCTCGACCAACTCCCGGTCCTCATCCGCGGCATCCATCGCCCGTTTGAGCGCCTGATACTCGTCGGTCCGCGCCAGGGCATTCCCTAGGTCGCGCGCCTTTTCATCGATGCCCATCATACCCTCATGTCTCCGGTCCGGAATCTCAGTTCGTCATCGCCCGACGCGTGAGCACCATCCGCTCACGTCCCGTTAGGTCCCTTCGCACGCGTGCGTCGACGTACTCGCCCGTATCCTCCAGCATGGCCACCACCGGCCCTGCCTGGCCCACGCCTACTTCCAGCGCCAGCAGCCCGCCCGGCCGCAAGCGCGAACCCGCGCCTACGATGATGGCCCTTAGCGCCACCAGCCCGTCCGGCCCCGCGAAGAGCGCGTCACCGGGCTCCCACTCGCGCACTTCGGGCTCGAGCGACGGAGCCTCCCCCTCCGCAACGTACGGCGGATTGGACACCACGAGGTCGAAGACCTCCGCCTCCGAGACAGGCTCGAAGTACGAACCCAGCCGGAACTCCACCTTCTCACCCAAGCCAGCGGCCTCCGCATTGCAGCGGGCTACCTCCAGCGCACCCTCGGAGCTGTCTGTCGCCACGACCAACTCGAACGGCCCTTCCAGCACGAGCGACAGCGCGATCGCCCCCGACCCGGTACCGACATCGAGCCCGCGCGCCTGAGCACCTGCGTGAGCCCCGGCCCACTCGAGTACCTCATCGAGAAGGATCTCGGTCTCGGGACGGGGGATCAGCACCCGCCCATCGACCTCGAGATCCAACTCCCGGAAGGCCGCACGCCCTAGAATGTACTGAAGTGGCTCCCTTGTTGCGCGCCGCTTGAGCAGTGGCCGGTACTGGTCCAGCTCCGCGGCGACCAGGGGCCGGTCGAACTGCAGATAGAGCTCCAGGCGCCCGAGCCCCAATACGTCTGCGAGCAGATGCTCGGCGTCGAGACGACCACGCACGATACCTTTGCCCTCCAGGTACTCTCCGCTCCACTCGATCATGCGGAGTACCGTCCAGCGGTCCTTGCCCTGCGCGCCCAGCGGCGACGAAGGTAGTCGGTCGAGGTCCTCACTCATCGTCGGCCCCGAGTCGCTCTTGCTCCTCCGCAAGCCGGAGCGACGCGATCAGCTCGTCGAGTGTCCCGTCCAGCACATCGTTGAGCCGGTGGAGCGTTAGGCCGATCCGATGATCCGTAACCCGCCCCTGCGGGAAATTGTACGTGCGGATCTTGGCCGACCGGTCCCCCGTGCCCACCTGGGTCTTCCGTTCCCTCGCGCGCTCGGCTTCCCGCTCAGCGATCATCCGATCGAGAAGGCGGCTGCGCAGCACCTTCATCGCCTTCGCCTTGTTCTTGTGCTGCGACTTTTCGTCCTGGCAGGTTACGACGAGCTTCGACGGGAGGTGCGTAATGCGTACGGCGGAGTCCGTCGTGTTCACCGACTGGCCGCCGGGACCCGAAGACCGAAAGACATCGATTCGCAGGTCGTTGGGATCGATCTCCAGATCGACCTCCTCGGCCTCGGGCAACACCGCTACGGTGGCCGCCGAGGTGTGGATCCGCCCTTGGCTCTCGGTCGCGGGGACACGCTGAACGCGATGCACACCCGACTCGTACCGCAGTCGACCATACGCGCCACTTCCACGCACTGTGAAGATCACTTCCTTGATCGAGCCTGGGATGCCCTCAGAGAGGCTCATTACCTCGACAGACCAGCGGTTGCGCTCCGCAAATCGGCGATACATGCGCAGAAGATCCGACGCGAAGAGGCCTGCTTCATCGCCGCCCGTACCGGCGCGGATCTCGATGACCGCCGCGCGATCCGCTAGTGGGTCCGGTGGAATGAGCAGCTCACGCACCTGAAGCGCGAGCTGCTCGATGCGCTTGCCGAGTACCGAGAGCTCCTCTTCGGCGAGCGCCTTCATTTCGGGATCGTCGGTCTCCTCCAGCAACTCGGCCGCGCTGCGCTGATCTTCTACCGCGGTACGCTGCTCACGGCTGGCGGTGACGATCCGGTCTAGACGCGCTCTCTCCCGCCCGAGATCCTTCAGCCGCTCAGGGCTCGAGAGCACTTCCGGGCTTGCGAGCTCCGAGTCGAGCTCTGGAAGGCGCAGTTCCGCCTCTTCGAGGCGCTGCAGCAGACGGGCGTCGACGTTCGGGGACTTCATGAGATGGGCCATGACTCAGGAGGCCCTGGCCCCCTCACTTCGCGGCGACCGTCCCGTACATCTTCTTGAAGCGGTCGACGCGGCCCGCGGTGTCTACTAGACGCTGCTTGCCGGTGTAGAAAGGGTGGCACACCGAGCAAATCTCCACGTGGATCTCGTCCACGGTGGACATCGTCTCGAAGCGGTTGCCGCACGCACAGACGGCGGTCGCCGCCATGTATTCGGGATGGATGCCCTTCTTCATGTCCTACTCCAAGCACCTATGTGGAACGGGCCTGGGCGCTAACAGGCCCGGCCCGATTGACTTGCAGGGACATTTTGTACGCGACGCCCCCAGTACAGCCTAGAAAAGTTAAATGTCTCGGGCGGAGGGGTCTAGGGAGCCTGTGAACAAGTAGGGCGCGCCGCGCGCAGGGGTCTCGCGAGTTCAAGAGTAGGAAGGACGACGAGTCGTAGCCGTAGCTACGGCGAGGAGGAGAGACGACCTATTGGGCCGCGACCCCCCTGCGCCCAACACCGAGTGTGACAATCGTACCGGTTTGTGGGTTACGGTGGCACGGCCCCATCTCCGTCGTTGGGGCTCCTAGCCGTAGCGACGGCTATGGCGTCGTCGCCCCGCCTAGGATATGGAGCCGTGGCACCGTAACGCGGCGTGCCCTACTTGTTCAGAGGTTCCCTAGATGCCCATCAAGAGCGACAAGTGGATCCGCCGCATGTGCGAAGAGCACCGCATGATCGAGCCCTTCGAGACTGGTCAGGTCCGGGAGGGGAAGATCTCCTACGGCCTCTCCTCGTACGGCTACGACATCCGAGTGTCGACCGAGTTCAAGGTCTTCACGAACGTGTTCAACTCGATCGTGGACCCGAAGAACTTCGACGACCGCTCTTTCGTCGACATCGTCGGACCGGAGTGCATCATCCCGCCCAACTCGTTCGCGCTCGCTCGAACCGAGGAGTACTTCCGGATTCCACGGGATGTGCTCGTCTTGTGCGTGGGAAAATCGACCTACGCACGTTGTGGTTTGATCGTGAACGTTACTCCCCTCGAGCCGACGTGGGAGGGGTACCTGACGCTCGAGATCTCCAACACGACCCCCCTGCCCGCGAAAGTCTACGGCGGTGAGGGGATCGCGCAGCTCCTGTTCTTCGAGGGCGACGAGGAGCCCGAGGTGGCGTACGCGGACCGCCAGGGCAAGTACATGAAGCAGGTCGGGGTCACGCTCCCGAAAATGTAGGCGGGTTGATCATTCCGAAGCGTCGCAGAATCGTGGGTGGCTCGGCTCGGCTCTTCGCCGCTCTGCCCTTCGTTGCGGCACCGCTCATCCCCGCGTCCGCTCAGGAGCCGGGACTCCGTGCCGCCGGACTCCGTGCTCGTCCTGTCTGAGATCACGGTGCCGATTGGTCGGCTTCGTGTTGGGGCCTTCCCGGCTGCCCGGGCGCCCTTCCCCGTTCAGACCCTTCAGATCGAGGACGGTTCGGCCGAGAGCCTCACGCGTAGGCTAGCCCGTCTCCCAGGTGTCAGCCTCAGCAATCAAACCGGGAGCCCTTACCAATCCGATGTGAGACTTAGAGGCTTCGCACTGAGCCCAATCGTGGGGGTGCCCCAGGGCGTGAGCGTGTTCGTCGACGGCGTGCGCGTGAACGAGGCCGACGCTTCGCAGGTGCACCTGTCGCTCATCCCCGGCGGTGCCGTCGAACGTGTCGAGCTTCTTCGCGGACCTGTTGGAGCGTTCGGAAAAAACGCGCTCGCGGGTGCCCTCAACTTCGTTACCGCGCGGGGGAGCGACGACGCACGAATCGAACTCGAGACGGAGGGTGGATCGTACGGCTCGGCTTCCGGAACAGTGCGCGCCGGAGGGCGATGGGCCGCGTACGACGGTTTCATCGCAGCCTCATATCGGCGGTCAGACGGCTGGCGTGAGCACGGGCACTCGGAGGAATTGTCCGTTTTTGGCAAGCTCGGCTGGAGTGGAGAGCGCACCGACGCCTGGCTGTCCTATACGTTCGAGTCGGACTCGCTGGAGGGAACCGGACCTCTTCCAGAGTCGTGGATCCAGGGGGGAGCTTTGCCTGCCGACATCGTCGCTCCCCCCCAGGATCGGCGCCGACTCCAGTACACCGGTGGAACGGGGGACGCATTCACTGCGCGCATGCACTTCCTCAACGGAAGGCTCGAGCGTGTGCTTTCCGAGGAGTGGAGCGCACAGCTGATCTCCTTCGCCCGCTTTGTCGACTTTCGGCAGTCGAACGACAACGTCACGGAACCCGACGCGCTCGGGATCACCGAGATAGCCTCGGTGGGGACAACGGCCCAGTTGACCTACCAGCCGCGCGATGGACTCCTGCTCATTCTGGGCGCCGAAGGGGTACGCAACGACGTGCGCATCGACATCCAAGCGCACCCGAACCGCGCCTTCCCGAGTCTAGCGCCACACACGACAGAACGCCTCCGTACCGACGAGGGCAATTTGGCAAGCTTCGCCGAGGCTTGGTGGGCGCTTTCCCCGAGCCTTGCACTGCACGGCTCACTCCGGTTCGACTTCTCCTCGCTTCCGGTGACCGACCTTCTCGATCCAGCCGACAGCGGGGAGAACACGTTCAGCGAGTGGTCGGGAGGACTCGGTCTGAGTGGGGACATCGGGTCCGGGGTCAACGCCTTCGCCGGTTACGGGCGGGGCTTCCGCAGCCCGGTGATCTTGGAGGTGAGCTGCGCAGATCCCGAGGATCCGTGCCAGCTCCCCTTCGAACTAGGGCCTGACCCGCCCCTGAGTCCGGTGACGTCGGACACTTGGCAGGCCGGTCTTCGTCTCGGCGGGGAGCGGCTTCGGGGAGAAGCGGTTGGCTACTGGTCCGAGGTCAAGAACGACATCTTCAACGTGGTCGACCTCGAGACGCCGACCCGAGGCTTTTTCACCAACTTGGAGCGGACCCGCCGGCTCGGCCTCGAGCTGTCGGCAGAAGCGAGGCCATTTCGCGGTGAGCACGAGCTCACCATCACGGGCAGCCTTGGCTGGACGCGGGCCACATTCGAGTCCTCGGCGGTCCTCGCCGCGCCGTTCCTCGATGAGGATGAGCAAGGAGCGCCGCCCGAGGTCGAGCCCGGGGACCGCTTCCCGATGGTCCCGGAGTTCTCGGTCTCGGCTGGAGTCGCGTACGCGTTCTTTCGCACTTCGGTAGCCCTGCAAGCACTCTGGGTGGGTGAGCAATTCCTCATCGGCGACGAAGGCAACGAGGCACCCTTCAAGAAGCTCGACCGCTATTCCCTCGTCGACCTGAGAGTCGAACATCGGATCGGACAGGCGATGGCATACCTGGAGTTGTCCAATCTGTTGGATCAGAGATATTCGCCCTTCGGCATCATCTCGCGTAACGTCCGCGGCGCGGAAGAGGAGGTGGAGCGGATTCCTCACGCCCGGTCTCCCACGAACGCTGCGCGTGGGGCTGAGGGTCCGTAGGGGTCGCTGAGTGGAGTGGAGGGGATCGTGGCATACGACGAAGGACTAGCCCAGCGCGTTCGCGAAGCGCTTCCCGAGCGCCCTGACCTCTCCGAACGAAAGATGTTCGGAGGCCTCTGCTTCATGCTCGGCGGCAACACGTGCGCCGGTATCGTCGGGGAGGAGCTCATGCTGCGAGTCGGACCAGACTCCTACGAGGACGCGCTCACAAGACCGCACGCCCGAGAGATGGACTTCACGGGCCGGTCCCTCAAGGGGATGGTCTACATGGGAGTCGCTGGGGTCGCGGACGACGCCGACCTGGCGAGTTGGCTGGATGTCGCGGTGAGCTTCGCGGGCGGCCTACCGCCCAAGTAGCGGCGCGTGAAGCGACAGCCAGCGACTCAGCCGATCGACTCGAGCTCGATCCGGAAAATCAGGATCGAACCCGCCGGAATCGAACCGCGCGCACTGTTTCCATAGCCGAGGCTCGGCGGCATGATAATGAGCCGGATGCCACCCAGCTTCATGCCTAGCACACCTTCGTCGAAGCCGTCCACTGCCCCCCCGGTACCCAGGATGAAGTTGAACGGCCCGCTCTGATCGGAAGAGTCGAACACGTCTCCGTTTGAGAGAAACCCGACGTACAACACGGTCACATCGTTCCCCGCCACCGCCGGCTCGCCGGTTCCTTCGGATATCGTCTCGATGTACAGACCGGAGGACGTCCTGGTCATCGAACCGAGATCGATATTCAGCGACGGCGCGAAGTTCGTCTCTTCGATTACCTCGGGGGCAAACGCATCACTGCACGCAGCGAGAAAAAGAAGGCCGGCCACGGTTGAGGTCAGCGAAGAGAATCTGAGGCGAATCAACCGCATGATGTCTGGTCCTCGAAGCGTGGGACGGCGAACTGGACGGCCCTCGATGCGGACCCCCGGTGCCAGCGGAATACGCTCATCGGATGGCAGAGTTTCAATTCGCGTCGATGAGCTGAACCTCGAAGACCAGAGTCGCCCCAGGAGGCACCTTGCCGCGTCCCCGCGAACCGTAGGCGAGTCCCGGTCGAACCACCAGCCGCCGCCGACCGCCGATACGCATGCCCTGGATGCCCTCGTTCCAGCCCCGAATGACCTCGTTGCCACCCAGTCGGAAGTGGAAAGGGTCACCCTGCAGTTGGCCGTCGAAGACTGTGCCATCGGGAAGCCACCCGACGTAGTAGATCCATACATGGCTCGTCCGTCGCGCCATCGTCCCCGTCCCCTCATTCATGTCCTGCAGGTAAAGACCCGACGCCGTGAGCTGGAAGTCCGCCAGATCGATGCCGAGCTCCGACGCGAAGTGGAGCTGTGCGGGATCCGAGGGAGGCAACGGACCAGCAGGCGCGCCACCAGCACAGGCCGCCATGAAGAGCGTGGCGCCCAACGTCGCGAGCGACGCCCGCCGCTTGGCTGTCCCCCTCGTCATGCGGTTGGTCTTTGGCATCACACTGGGCCTTCTAGAAGGGTCCGAGACGCGTGGCCACGCCGATCGACGTCACCCTCAGACACTATGGCCTGCTCGCGCGAGGGGGCAAGGAGATGTATCCCTTTACTCAGCAATGCAAGTGGATCGCACGTACGCCTGTTGATGACGACCGGTCGTCCCGGCGTTCGGGCCTTTTGGACCCTTGGGGGTTGTGATGAAGCAGACTGCCTTCTTCCTCGTGGCGTTCGTTCTCTTTTCGCTCACGAGCGTTCTCGCCGTGACCTCTGCCGAGCGCACCAGCAGACAGGAAGCCGACGACACCGTCGCCGATTCGCTCGTCGCCAACTGGATCGCCGCCGTCGGCGGGCTCGACGCGTACTGGCCCCTGAAGAGCGCCCGCTTCATTCTGACGACCGAGATCTACGATCCCGAGAGCGGCCGGATGCGGCGCGCACGTCCTCGCTACGTAACGATCGCCCGCACGGACGCGGGTGAGATCTCCCGAATCGAACGCTGGGAAGGGGACGACTTCATCCAACAGGGATGGGATGGAGAGACCCAGTGGGCTACGCTGAACGGCGAGCCGCTCGGCGAAGGCGACAAGGACTACGACCAAGTCCGCTACGTCTCCGGCGACGTGCAATACTGGATCAGCCTGCCCTACAAGCTCCTCGACGACGGAGTGACCGTGCACGATCGGGGCATCGATGACGAGGGTCGGCACGTGGTGGGCGTGACCTTCGGAGAAGGCATCGGCCTGCACGACGAGGACACGTGGCAGTACTGGTTCGAGGACGGCCGCTCGTGGCCCGTCCAGGTGGCGTACATGGAGGAAAGCGATGACGACTGGAATCGCCTTCGCTTTGAGGATATCCGGACCGTCGACGGTTACATTTTCGTGGGGCGACGTGTACACTACGACGCAGACGGCGCTCTGACCAAGGTCCTGTTCACCCACGACTTCGAGTTCAACCCAGCGCTGGATATGGCACTCTTTTCGACGCCGGATTGGCATTAGCGTCGAGGAGCGTCCAGCGTGTATCTTGAGCGCTTCTCGACTCGCCAGATTCGGAGTCTCTGATGTACTCGGCCTATCTCTTCAGCGTCGTGCTCGGTGGTGGACTCCTACTCTTGTCCCTGCTCGGCGACCTACTCGGCAGCGATGCCGTGGAGCTGGAGCTGGATGCCGACACGGGCGTCGACCACTCGGCCTCCAAGATCCTCTCGATCCGGACGCTCACCTACACGCTGTTCGGATTCGGTGCCGTCGGGTGGTTGCTGTCGCGCGGGGGCCTCGCACCCGGGGCTCCGAGCACGATCACCTACGCGGCCGTCGGGGGTCTGATATCCGGAACGCTCGTGCACCGCGCGTTCGGCTACCTGCGACGCACCGAGACGGGAACGATCGCGGAGGACGACTCCTTCGTGGGACTCGCCGGTAAGGTCACAGTGCCCCTGGGTGGTGGCTCCGTCGGTAAAATGGCGCTCAAGCGTGGCAACCGGCGTCACACGCTGCGCGCCCTGCCCCACGCCAGTGTCGGGCCTGGCACCCCCCCAGAAGAGTGGCACACCGTGGTGGTGGTCGAGATGAAAGACGGGGTCGCATATGTCGCCCCGTCCGACGAAGACCTCACGGCCCTTCAGTGATGTTCAGATTCCTCATACGGAGCTTCATATGCAAACCCTACCTGAGATCCTGACCGCGCCTGCGACCCTGCTGGCGTTCGTCGTGATCGTCGTCGTCATGGTGATCCTCTCGACGATTCGTGCGCTGATCGTGATCGTGCCGCCGAACCAGGCCGCGGTGATCACGGGCGGCATGAGGGCGCTCAAGGACGGCAGCAAGATCGGCTACCGTTCGATCACGGGTGGCCGCACGATGCGCATCCCACTCATCGAGACCGTGTCATACTTGAACCTCGAGACGATCCCGCTCGAGATCACCGTGAACAACGCGTTCTCCAAGGGGAACATCCCGCTCAACGTGGAGGCGATCGCGAACGTGAAGATCGCGTCCAAGCCCGAGGTCGTGTTCA from the Gemmatimonadota bacterium genome contains:
- a CDS encoding TonB-dependent receptor translates to MPPDSVLVLSEITVPIGRLRVGAFPAARAPFPVQTLQIEDGSAESLTRRLARLPGVSLSNQTGSPYQSDVRLRGFALSPIVGVPQGVSVFVDGVRVNEADASQVHLSLIPGGAVERVELLRGPVGAFGKNALAGALNFVTARGSDDARIELETEGGSYGSASGTVRAGGRWAAYDGFIAASYRRSDGWREHGHSEELSVFGKLGWSGERTDAWLSYTFESDSLEGTGPLPESWIQGGALPADIVAPPQDRRRLQYTGGTGDAFTARMHFLNGRLERVLSEEWSAQLISFARFVDFRQSNDNVTEPDALGITEIASVGTTAQLTYQPRDGLLLILGAEGVRNDVRIDIQAHPNRAFPSLAPHTTERLRTDEGNLASFAEAWWALSPSLALHGSLRFDFSSLPVTDLLDPADSGENTFSEWSGGLGLSGDIGSGVNAFAGYGRGFRSPVILEVSCADPEDPCQLPFELGPDPPLSPVTSDTWQAGLRLGGERLRGEAVGYWSEVKNDIFNVVDLETPTRGFFTNLERTRRLGLELSAEARPFRGEHELTITGSLGWTRATFESSAVLAAPFLDEDEQGAPPEVEPGDRFPMVPEFSVSAGVAYAFFRTSVALQALWVGEQFLIGDEGNEAPFKKLDRYSLVDLRVEHRIGQAMAYLELSNLLDQRYSPFGIISRNVRGAEEEVERIPHARSPTNAARGAEGP
- a CDS encoding TfoX/Sxy family protein — its product is MAYDEGLAQRVREALPERPDLSERKMFGGLCFMLGGNTCAGIVGEELMLRVGPDSYEDALTRPHAREMDFTGRSLKGMVYMGVAGVADDADLASWLDVAVSFAGGLPPK
- a CDS encoding FKBP-type peptidyl-prolyl cis-trans isomerase — encoded protein: MTRTSSGLYIETISEGTGEPAVAGNDVTVLYVGFLSNGDVFDSSDQSGPFNFILGTGGAVDGFDEGVLGMKLGGIRLIIMPPSLGYGNSARGSIPAGSILIFRIELESIG
- a CDS encoding FKBP-type peptidyl-prolyl cis-trans isomerase, whose protein sequence is MAACAGGAPAGPLPPSDPAQLHFASELGIDLADFQLTASGLYLQDMNEGTGTMARRTSHVWIYYVGWLPDGTVFDGQLQGDPFHFRLGGNEVIRGWNEGIQGMRIGGRRRLVVRPGLAYGSRGRGKVPPGATLVFEVQLIDAN